The following coding sequences lie in one Arachis ipaensis cultivar K30076 chromosome B05, Araip1.1, whole genome shotgun sequence genomic window:
- the LOC110263005 gene encoding probable dolichyl-diphosphooligosaccharide--protein glycosyltransferase subunit 3B codes for MEPPIKPFLRPFLTTHSAKAPPPTLLFFLVFLLVVATLQSKSKSGIICLNDQSLSRFLTSVATPRPYSIVIFFDAVQLHDKIELRLHKLHQEFSIVSSSFIANHNISHPWRSKLFFCDIKVQGISVLIHAIWRQRPPTHLPHCPQPFLQGFTTHGLGRFLATR; via the coding sequence ATGGAGCCTCCCATAAAACCCTTCCTTCGTCCATTTCTCACAACCCATTCTGCCAAGGCTCCTCCTCCCACCCTCCTATTCTTCCTAGTCTTCCTCCTTGTCGTAGCCACCCTTCAATCCAAATCCAAATCGGGTATCATCTGCCTCAACGACCAGTCCCTGTCCCGCTTCCTCACCTCTGTCGCCACCCCTCGCCCTTACTCCATCGTCATCTTCTTCGACGCCGTCCAGCTCCACGACAAGATAGAGTTACGCCTCCACAAACTCCACCAAGAATTCTCCATCGTCTCCTCCTCCTTCATCGCCAACCACAACATCTCCCACCCTTGGCGCTCTAAGCTCTTCTTCTGTGACATCAAAGTTCAAGGAATCTCAGTTCTCATTCACGCAATTTGGCGTCAACGCCCTCCCACACATTTGCCTCATTGCCCCCAACCATTCCTTCAAGGATTCACAACCCATGGACTAGGGCGATTTCTCGCCACTCGCTGA